In Gambusia affinis linkage group LG06, SWU_Gaff_1.0, whole genome shotgun sequence, one DNA window encodes the following:
- the lhx1a gene encoding LIM/homeobox protein Lhx1 yields the protein MVHCAGCERPILDRFLLNVLDRAWHVKCVQCCECKCNLTEKCFSREGRLYCKNDFFRRFGTKCGGCSQGISPNDLVRRARSKVFHLNCFTCMMCNKQLSTGEELYIIDENKFVCKDDYLSNMSVKDTNLLSVTACSDPSLSPDSQDQLQDDVVLKDTEMAALSDKETVNNENDDQNLGGKRRGPRTTIKAKQLETLKAAFAATPKPTRHIREQLAQETGLNMRVIQVWFQNRRSKERRMKQLSALGARRHAFFRSPRRMRTLVDRLEPGELIPNGPFSYYGDYQSEYYGPGGNYDFFPQGPPSSQAQTPVDLPFVPSSGPTGTPLGGMDHPLPGHHPSSDVQRFSDIMSHHPGDSPSPEPGIPGPLHSISSEVFGPSPPFTSLSLNGSGYNNHLSHQASEMNEGTVW from the exons ATGGTCCACTGCGCCGGCTGCGAGAGGCCTATCCTGGACCGCTTCCTGCTCAACGTGCTAGACAGAGCCTGGCACGTCAAGTGCGTGCAGTGCTGCGAGTGCAAATGTAATCTGACCGAGAAGTGTTTTTCTAGAGAGGGGAGACTGTACTGCAAAAACGATTTTTTTAG GCGGTTCGGTACCAAATGTGGCGGCTGCTCGCAGGGAATTTCTCCGAACGACCTGGTCCGGAGAGCCCGGAGCAAAGTGTTCCACCTCAACTGTTTCACCTGCATGATGTGCAATAAGCAGCTCTCTACTGGCGAAGAGCTCTACATCATAGACGAGAACAAATTTGTTTGTAAGGACGATTACCTCAGTAACATGAGTGTAAAAGACACGAACCTCCTCTCAG TCACGGCATGCAGCGATCCCAGTTTATCTCCGGACTCTCAGGACCAGCTCCAGGACGACGTTGTCCTAAAAGACACGGAGATGGCGGCCCTCTCCGACAAGGAGACGGTCAACAACGAGAACGACGACCAGAACCTGGGCGGAAAGCGGCGCGGCCCTCGGACCACCATTAAGGCCAAGCAGCTCGAGACCCTGAAGGCGGCGTTCGCTGCCACCCCGAAACCCACCCGACACATCCGGGAGCAGCTGGCTCAGGAGACCGGCCTCAACATGAGGGTCATCCAG GTCTGGTTCCAGAACAGACGTTCCAAAGAGAGGCGTATGAAGCAGCTGAGCGCGTTAGGCGCGCGGAGGCACGCGTTCTTCCGGAGCCCGAGGCGGATGAGGACGTTAGTGGACCGACTGGAGCCTGGTGAGCTCATCCCCAACGGGCCCTTCTCCTATTATGGAG ATTATCAAAGTGAGTACTACGGCCCGGGAGGGAACTACGACTTCTTCCCTCAGGGGCCTCCATCGTCACAGGCCCAGACACCAGTTGATCTACCCTTCGTCCCCTCCTCGGGCCCCACAGGCACCCCTCTCGGGGGTATGGACCACCCCCTGCCGGGCCACCACCCTTCCAGTGACGTACAACGCTTCTCTGATATCATGTCTCACCACCCAGGGGACTCTCCCAGCCCAGAGCCTGGCATCCCGGGGCCCTTGCACAGCATCTCTTCTGAAGTGTTTGGCCCTAGTCCACCCTTTACCTCACTGTCACTGAACGGCAGCGGATACAACAACCACCTGTCTCACCAAGCTTCAGAAATGAACGAGGGCACTGTGTGGTAG